A genomic window from Rattus norvegicus strain BN/NHsdMcwi chromosome 9, GRCr8, whole genome shotgun sequence includes:
- the Plin4 gene encoding perilipin-4 isoform X1, with the protein MSASGDGTRGSPKSKGKTLRSFFGSLPGFSSAWNPVSHTKCSTKDVQTAVDPSGTPVPPSPVATNPQMARDASGLLQLSEQTAGDKNMGSIGATSSQDAFYSGVAGIMDAAKGKVQGSLSATQLALVGTKETVSGGVMGAVDMAKGLVKGGLDTSKSVLMGTKDTVTTGLTGAVNMAKGTVQTGLDTSKSVLMGTKDTVTTGLTGTMNLAKGTVQTGLDTSKSVLMGTKDTVTTGLTGAVNMAKGTVQTGLDTSKSVLMGTKDTVTTGLTGTMNLAKGSVQTGLDTSKSVLMGTKDMVTTGLTGAVNLAKGSVQTGLDTSKSVLMGTKDTVTTGLTGTMNLAKGSVQTGLDTSKSVLMGTKDTVATGLTGAVNMAKGTVQTGLDTSKSVLMGTKDMVTTGLTGAVNLAKGSVQTGLDTSKSVLMGTKDTVTTGLTGAVNMAKGTVQTGLDTSKSVLMGTKDTVTTGLTGTMNLAKGSVQTGLDTSKSVLMGTKDMVTTGLTGAVNLAKGSVQTGLDTSKSVLMGTKDTVTTGLTGTMNLAKGSVQTGLDTSKSVLMGTKDTVATGLTGAVNMAKGTVQTGLDTSKSVLMGTKDMVTTGLTGAVNLAKGSVQTGLDTSKSVLMGTKDTVTTGLTGTMNLAKGSVQTGLDTSKSVLMGTKDTVATGLTGAVNMAKGTVQTGLDTSKSVLMGTKDTVTTGLTGTMNLAKGTVQMGLDTSKSVLMGTKDTVTTGLTGAVNMAKGTVQTGLDTSKSVLMGTKDTVTTGLTGTMNLAKGTVQTGLDTSKSVLMGTKDTVATGLTGAVNMAKGTVQMGLDTSKSVLMGTKDTVTTGLTGAVNLAKGSVQTGLDTSKSVLMGTKDTVATGLTGTMNLAKGTVQMGLDTSKSVLMGTKDTVTTGLTGAVNMAKGTVQMGLDTSKSVLMGTKDTVTTGLTGTMNLAKGTVQMGLDTSKSVLMGTKDTVATGLTGTMNLAKGTVQTGLDTSKSVLMGTKDTVATGLTGAVNMAKGTVQMGLDTSKSVLMGTKDTVATGLTGAVNMAKGTVQTGLDTSKSVLMGTKDTVTTGLTGTMNLAKGTVQTGLDTSKSVLMGTKDTVTTGLTGAVNVVKGVAQGGLDTSKSVLMGPKNTVCAGAPGAINVVKGAAQGGLDTSNSAFPGTKSAMLAGFAGAMDMARGTAQTGLHPSKHILTGTEDMVCAGVTSIMDTAKDSQKNMDTTRDRLSTMLAHSAIRSMEECGHPAATHFATLPDELKGLGDFFQPMTAEEQAQLAASESGSRVLSANRGSYYICLGDLAPSFRQRAFEHALSHIQHNQFQARAALAQLQEAFQMQIPTEFGKDRDIVGCKVADSWGKSMMRASVAQDRLCALVHQLHAAYSSLATSLQGLPEVQQQAGQARHSLCKLYGLVTSEAGSELQTEQLAQSSAGVVQAWQGLEVLLDKLQQNPPLDWLVGPFTLMPCGQLQAPEGWVGGVPRDHAMTTDDCTSPKLWIEQDQRVLRK; encoded by the exons ATGTCGGCTTCAGGAGATGGGACTAGAGGTTCCCCCAAATCAAAAGGCAAG ACCCTGAGAAGTTTCTTCGGGTCCCTGCCTGGCTTCAGCTCTGCCTGGAACCCGGTGTCCCACACTAAGTGCTCCACAAAGGATGTACAAACAGCAGTAGACCCCTCAGGGACTCCTGTCCCTCCATCTCCAG TGGCTACCAACCCACAGATGGCAAGAGATGCATCAGGGCTGCTCCAGCTTTCTGAACAG ACAGCTGGGGACAAGAACATGGGAAGCATTGGTGCGACCAGCAGCCAAGATGCCTTCTACTCTGGGGTGGCTGGGATCATGGATGCTGCAAAAGGAAAAGTTCAGGGTAGCCTGAGTGCCACCCAGTTGGCTCTTGTGGGCACTAAGGAGACAGTGTCTGGAGGTGTCATGGGAGCAGTGGACATGGCCAAAGGTCTTGTCAAGGGAGGCCTGGACACCAGCAAGAGTGTACTCATGGGCACCAAGGACACGGTGACCACAGGGCTCACTGGGGCCGTGAACATGGCTAAAGGAACTGTGCAGACAGGCCTGGACACCAGCAAGAGTGTACTCATGGGCACCAAGGACACGGTGACCACAGGGCTCACAGGGACTATGAATTTGGCTAAAGGAACTGTGCAGACGGGCCTGGACACCAGCAAGTCTGTGCTCATGGGCACCAAGGACACGGTGACCACAGGACTCACAGGGGCCGTGAACATGGCTAAAGGAACTGTGCAGACGGGCCTGGACACCAGCAAGTCTGTGCTCATGGGCACCAAGGACACGGTGACCACAGGACTCACAGGGACTATGAATTTGGCTAAAGGAAGTGTGCAGACGGGCCTGGACACCAGCAAGTCTGTGCTCATGGGCACCAAGGACATGGTGACCACAGGGCTCACAGGGGCCGTGAACTTGGCTAAAGGAAGTGTGCAGACGGGCCTGGACACCAGCAAGTCTGTGCTCATGGGCACCAAGGACACGGTGACCACAGGGCTCACAGGGACTATGAATTTGGCTAAAGGAAGTGTGCAGACGGGCCTGGACACCAGCAAGAGTGTACTCATGGGCACCAAGGACACGGTGGCCACAGGGCTCACAGGGGCCGTGAACATGGCTAAAGGAACTGTGCAGACCGGCCTGGACACCAGCAAGTCTGTGCTCATGGGCACCAAGGACATGGTGACCACAGGGCTCACAGGGGCCGTGAACTTGGCTAAAGGAAGTGTGCAGACGGGCCTGGACACCAGCAAGTCTGTGCTCATGGGCACCAAGGACACGGTGACCACAGGACTCACAGGGGCCGTGAACATGGCTAAAGGAACTGTGCAGACGGGCCTGGACACCAGCAAGTCTGTGCTCATGGGCACCAAGGACACGGTGACCACAGGACTCACAGGGACTATGAATTTGGCTAAAGGAAGTGTGCAGACGGGCCTGGACACCAGCAAGTCTGTGCTCATGGGCACCAAGGACATGGTGACCACAGGGCTCACAGGGGCCGTGAACTTGGCTAAAGGAAGTGTGCAGACGGGCCTGGACACCAGCAAGTCTGTGCTCATGGGCACCAAGGACACGGTGACCACAGGGCTCACAGGGACTATGAATTTGGCTAAAGGAAGTGTGCAGACGGGCCTGGACACCAGCAAGAGTGTACTCATGGGCACCAAGGACACGGTGGCCACAGGGCTCACAGGGGCCGTGAACATGGCTAAAGGAACTGTGCAGACCGGCCTGGACACCAGCAAGTCTGTGCTCATGGGCACCAAGGACATGGTGACCACAGGGCTCACAGGGGCCGTGAACTTGGCTAAAGGAAGTGTGCAGACGGGCCTGGACACCAGCAAGTCTGTGCTCATGGGCACCAAGGACACGGTGACCACAGGGCTCACAGGGACTATGAATTTGGCTAAAGGAAGTGTGCAGACGGGCCTGGACACCAGCAAGTCTGTGCTCATGGGCACCAAGGACACGGTGGCCACAGGGCTCACAGGGGCCGTGAACATGGCTAAAGGAACTGTGCAGACGGGCCTGGACACCAGCAAGTCTGTGCTCATGGGCACCAAGGACACGGTGACCACAGGACTCACAGGGACTATGAATTTGGCTAAAGGAACTGTGCAGATGGGCCTGGACACCAGCAAGTCTGTGCTCATGGGCACCAAGGACACGGTGACCACAGGGCTCACAGGGGCCGTGAACATGGCTAAAGGAACTGTGCAGACGGGCCTGGACACCAGCAAGAGTGTACTCATGGGCACCAAGGACACGGTGACCACAGGGCTCACAGGGACTATGAATTTGGCTAAAGGAACTGTGCAGACGGGCCTGGACACCAGCAAGAGTGTACTCATGGGCACCAAGGACACGGTGGCCACAGGACTCACAGGGGCCGTGAACATGGCTAAAGGAACTGTGCAGATGGGCCTGGACACCAGCAAGTCTGTGCTCATGGGCACCAAGGACACGGTGACCACAGGGCTCACAGGGGCCGTGAATTTGGCTAAAGGAAGTGTGCAGACGGGCCTGGACACCAGCAAGTCTGTGCTCATGGGCACCAAGGACACGGTGGCCACAGGACTCACAGGGACTATGAATTTGGCTAAAGGAACTGTGCAGATGGGCCTGGACACCAGCAAGTCTGTGCTCATGGGCACCAAGGACACGGTGACCACAGGGCTCACAGGGGCCGTGAACATGGCTAAAGGAACTGTGCAGATGGGCCTGGACACCAGCAAGTCTGTGCTCATGGGCACCAAGGACACGGTGACCACAGGACTCACAGGGACTATGAATTTGGCTAAAGGAACTGTGCAGATGGGCCTGGACACCAGCAAGAGTGTACTCATGGGCACCAAGGACACGGTGGCCACAGGGCTCACAGGGACTATGAATTTGGCTAAAGGAACTGTGCAGACGGGCCTGGACACCAGCAAGAGTGTACTCATGGGCACCAAGGACACGGTGGCCACAGGACTCACAGGGGCCGTGAACATGGCTAAAGGAACTGTGCAGATGGGCCTGGACACCAGCAAGTCTGTGCTCATGGGCACCAAGGACACGGTGGCCACAGGGCTCACTGGGGCTGTGAACATGGCTAAAGGAACTGTGCAGACGGGCCTGGACACCAGCAAGAGTGTCCTCATGGGCACCAAGGACACGGTGACCACAGGGCTCACAGGGACTATGAATTTGGCTAAAGGAACTGTGCAGACGGGCCTGGACACCAGCAAGTCTGTGCTCATGGGCACCAAGGACACGGTGACCACAGGGCTCACTGGGGCTGTGAATGTGGTTAAGGGGGTTGCCCAGGGAGGCCTGGACACCAGCAAATCTGTTCTGATGGGCCCAAAGAACACTGTTTGTGCTGGAGCCCCAGGAGCCATTAATGTGGTCAAAGGGGCTGCCCAAGGAGGCCTGGATACTTCAAATTCTGCATTCCCAGGCACAAAGTCTGCAATGTTAGCTGGCTTCGCAGGCGCAATGGACATGGCCAGGGGTACGGCGCAGACAGGCCTGCACCCCAGCAAGCATATACTTACAGGCACGGAGGACATGGTCTGTGCTGGGGTTACCAGCATCATGGACACGGCTAAAGATAGTCAGAAGAACATGGACACCACCAGAGACAGACTGTCCACCATGCTGGCTCATTCAG CTATCAGGTCTATGGAAGAGTGTGGTCAtcctgctgccacacactttgcTACACTTCCTGATGAGTTGAAAGGCCTGGGTGATTTCTTCCAGCCCATGACAGCTGAGGAACAAG CTCAGCTGGCAGCCTCAGAGTCAGGGTCCCGAGTACTCTCTGCCAACCGGGGAAGCTACTACATCTGCCTGGGTGATCTGGCCCCGAGCTTCCGCCAGCGGGCTTTTGAACATGCCCTGAGCCACATACAGCACAACCAATTCCAAGCCAGGGCCGCACTGGCCCAGCTCCAGGAGGCCTTCCAGATG CAGATACCCACGGAATTTGGAAAAGACAGAGACATTGTGGGATGCAAGGTGGCAGATTCCTGGGGAAAGAGCATG ATGCGGGCTTCCGTGGCTCAGGACAGGTTGTGCGCCCTTGTCCATCAGCTCCACGCAGCTTACAGCAGCCTGGCAACCAGCCTGCAGGGCCTGCCAGAGGTGCAGCAACAGGCAGGGCAGGCACGGCACAGCCTCTGCAAGTTGTATGGCCTTGTGACTTCGGAGGCAGGCAGTGAGCTGCAGACAGAACAGCTGGCCCAGAGCAGTGCTGGTGTTGTGCAGGCCTGGCAGGGCCTGGAGGTATTGCTAGATAAGCTGCAGCAAAACCCTCCACTTGACTGGCTGGTTGGACCCTTTACCTTGATGCCTTGTGGCCAGCTGCAGGCACCTGagggctgggtgggtggggtgcCTAGGGACCATGCTATGACCACAGATGACTGTACTTCCCCAAAGCTCTGGATTGAGCAGGACCAGAGGGTCCTCAGAAAGTGA
- the Plin4 gene encoding perilipin-4 isoform X4: MGSIGATSSQDAFYSGVAGIMDAAKGKVQGSLSATQLALVGTKETVSGGVMGAVDMAKGLVKGGLDTSKSVLMGTKDTVTTGLTGAVNMAKGTVQTGLDTSKSVLMGTKDTVTTGLTGTMNLAKGTVQTGLDTSKSVLMGTKDTVTTGLTGAVNMAKGTVQTGLDTSKSVLMGTKDTVTTGLTGTMNLAKGSVQTGLDTSKSVLMGTKDMVTTGLTGAVNLAKGSVQTGLDTSKSVLMGTKDTVTTGLTGTMNLAKGSVQTGLDTSKSVLMGTKDTVATGLTGAVNMAKGTVQTGLDTSKSVLMGTKDMVTTGLTGAVNLAKGSVQTGLDTSKSVLMGTKDTVTTGLTGAVNMAKGTVQTGLDTSKSVLMGTKDTVTTGLTGTMNLAKGSVQTGLDTSKSVLMGTKDMVTTGLTGAVNLAKGSVQTGLDTSKSVLMGTKDTVTTGLTGTMNLAKGSVQTGLDTSKSVLMGTKDTVATGLTGAVNMAKGTVQTGLDTSKSVLMGTKDMVTTGLTGAVNLAKGSVQTGLDTSKSVLMGTKDTVTTGLTGTMNLAKGSVQTGLDTSKSVLMGTKDTVATGLTGAVNMAKGTVQTGLDTSKSVLMGTKDTVTTGLTGTMNLAKGTVQMGLDTSKSVLMGTKDTVTTGLTGAVNMAKGTVQTGLDTSKSVLMGTKDTVTTGLTGTMNLAKGTVQTGLDTSKSVLMGTKDTVATGLTGAVNMAKGTVQMGLDTSKSVLMGTKDTVTTGLTGAVNLAKGSVQTGLDTSKSVLMGTKDTVATGLTGTMNLAKGTVQMGLDTSKSVLMGTKDTVTTGLTGAVNMAKGTVQMGLDTSKSVLMGTKDTVTTGLTGTMNLAKGTVQMGLDTSKSVLMGTKDTVATGLTGTMNLAKGTVQTGLDTSKSVLMGTKDTVATGLTGAVNMAKGTVQMGLDTSKSVLMGTKDTVATGLTGAVNMAKGTVQTGLDTSKSVLMGTKDTVTTGLTGTMNLAKGTVQTGLDTSKSVLMGTKDTVTTGLTGAVNVVKGVAQGGLDTSKSVLMGPKNTVCAGAPGAINVVKGAAQGGLDTSNSAFPGTKSAMLAGFAGAMDMARGTAQTGLHPSKHILTGTEDMVCAGVTSIMDTAKDSQKNMDTTRDRLSTMLAHSAIRSMEECGHPAATHFATLPDELKGLGDFFQPMTAEEQAQLAASESGSRVLSANRGSYYICLGDLAPSFRQRAFEHALSHIQHNQFQARAALAQLQEAFQMQIPTEFGKDRDIVGCKVADSWGKSMMRASVAQDRLCALVHQLHAAYSSLATSLQGLPEVQQQAGQARHSLCKLYGLVTSEAGSELQTEQLAQSSAGVVQAWQGLEVLLDKLQQNPPLDWLVGPFTLMPCGQLQAPEGWVGGVPRDHAMTTDDCTSPKLWIEQDQRVLRK, encoded by the exons ATGGGAAGCATTGGTGCGACCAGCAGCCAAGATGCCTTCTACTCTGGGGTGGCTGGGATCATGGATGCTGCAAAAGGAAAAGTTCAGGGTAGCCTGAGTGCCACCCAGTTGGCTCTTGTGGGCACTAAGGAGACAGTGTCTGGAGGTGTCATGGGAGCAGTGGACATGGCCAAAGGTCTTGTCAAGGGAGGCCTGGACACCAGCAAGAGTGTACTCATGGGCACCAAGGACACGGTGACCACAGGGCTCACTGGGGCCGTGAACATGGCTAAAGGAACTGTGCAGACAGGCCTGGACACCAGCAAGAGTGTACTCATGGGCACCAAGGACACGGTGACCACAGGGCTCACAGGGACTATGAATTTGGCTAAAGGAACTGTGCAGACGGGCCTGGACACCAGCAAGTCTGTGCTCATGGGCACCAAGGACACGGTGACCACAGGACTCACAGGGGCCGTGAACATGGCTAAAGGAACTGTGCAGACGGGCCTGGACACCAGCAAGTCTGTGCTCATGGGCACCAAGGACACGGTGACCACAGGACTCACAGGGACTATGAATTTGGCTAAAGGAAGTGTGCAGACGGGCCTGGACACCAGCAAGTCTGTGCTCATGGGCACCAAGGACATGGTGACCACAGGGCTCACAGGGGCCGTGAACTTGGCTAAAGGAAGTGTGCAGACGGGCCTGGACACCAGCAAGTCTGTGCTCATGGGCACCAAGGACACGGTGACCACAGGGCTCACAGGGACTATGAATTTGGCTAAAGGAAGTGTGCAGACGGGCCTGGACACCAGCAAGAGTGTACTCATGGGCACCAAGGACACGGTGGCCACAGGGCTCACAGGGGCCGTGAACATGGCTAAAGGAACTGTGCAGACCGGCCTGGACACCAGCAAGTCTGTGCTCATGGGCACCAAGGACATGGTGACCACAGGGCTCACAGGGGCCGTGAACTTGGCTAAAGGAAGTGTGCAGACGGGCCTGGACACCAGCAAGTCTGTGCTCATGGGCACCAAGGACACGGTGACCACAGGACTCACAGGGGCCGTGAACATGGCTAAAGGAACTGTGCAGACGGGCCTGGACACCAGCAAGTCTGTGCTCATGGGCACCAAGGACACGGTGACCACAGGACTCACAGGGACTATGAATTTGGCTAAAGGAAGTGTGCAGACGGGCCTGGACACCAGCAAGTCTGTGCTCATGGGCACCAAGGACATGGTGACCACAGGGCTCACAGGGGCCGTGAACTTGGCTAAAGGAAGTGTGCAGACGGGCCTGGACACCAGCAAGTCTGTGCTCATGGGCACCAAGGACACGGTGACCACAGGGCTCACAGGGACTATGAATTTGGCTAAAGGAAGTGTGCAGACGGGCCTGGACACCAGCAAGAGTGTACTCATGGGCACCAAGGACACGGTGGCCACAGGGCTCACAGGGGCCGTGAACATGGCTAAAGGAACTGTGCAGACCGGCCTGGACACCAGCAAGTCTGTGCTCATGGGCACCAAGGACATGGTGACCACAGGGCTCACAGGGGCCGTGAACTTGGCTAAAGGAAGTGTGCAGACGGGCCTGGACACCAGCAAGTCTGTGCTCATGGGCACCAAGGACACGGTGACCACAGGGCTCACAGGGACTATGAATTTGGCTAAAGGAAGTGTGCAGACGGGCCTGGACACCAGCAAGTCTGTGCTCATGGGCACCAAGGACACGGTGGCCACAGGGCTCACAGGGGCCGTGAACATGGCTAAAGGAACTGTGCAGACGGGCCTGGACACCAGCAAGTCTGTGCTCATGGGCACCAAGGACACGGTGACCACAGGACTCACAGGGACTATGAATTTGGCTAAAGGAACTGTGCAGATGGGCCTGGACACCAGCAAGTCTGTGCTCATGGGCACCAAGGACACGGTGACCACAGGGCTCACAGGGGCCGTGAACATGGCTAAAGGAACTGTGCAGACGGGCCTGGACACCAGCAAGAGTGTACTCATGGGCACCAAGGACACGGTGACCACAGGGCTCACAGGGACTATGAATTTGGCTAAAGGAACTGTGCAGACGGGCCTGGACACCAGCAAGAGTGTACTCATGGGCACCAAGGACACGGTGGCCACAGGACTCACAGGGGCCGTGAACATGGCTAAAGGAACTGTGCAGATGGGCCTGGACACCAGCAAGTCTGTGCTCATGGGCACCAAGGACACGGTGACCACAGGGCTCACAGGGGCCGTGAATTTGGCTAAAGGAAGTGTGCAGACGGGCCTGGACACCAGCAAGTCTGTGCTCATGGGCACCAAGGACACGGTGGCCACAGGACTCACAGGGACTATGAATTTGGCTAAAGGAACTGTGCAGATGGGCCTGGACACCAGCAAGTCTGTGCTCATGGGCACCAAGGACACGGTGACCACAGGGCTCACAGGGGCCGTGAACATGGCTAAAGGAACTGTGCAGATGGGCCTGGACACCAGCAAGTCTGTGCTCATGGGCACCAAGGACACGGTGACCACAGGACTCACAGGGACTATGAATTTGGCTAAAGGAACTGTGCAGATGGGCCTGGACACCAGCAAGAGTGTACTCATGGGCACCAAGGACACGGTGGCCACAGGGCTCACAGGGACTATGAATTTGGCTAAAGGAACTGTGCAGACGGGCCTGGACACCAGCAAGAGTGTACTCATGGGCACCAAGGACACGGTGGCCACAGGACTCACAGGGGCCGTGAACATGGCTAAAGGAACTGTGCAGATGGGCCTGGACACCAGCAAGTCTGTGCTCATGGGCACCAAGGACACGGTGGCCACAGGGCTCACTGGGGCTGTGAACATGGCTAAAGGAACTGTGCAGACGGGCCTGGACACCAGCAAGAGTGTCCTCATGGGCACCAAGGACACGGTGACCACAGGGCTCACAGGGACTATGAATTTGGCTAAAGGAACTGTGCAGACGGGCCTGGACACCAGCAAGTCTGTGCTCATGGGCACCAAGGACACGGTGACCACAGGGCTCACTGGGGCTGTGAATGTGGTTAAGGGGGTTGCCCAGGGAGGCCTGGACACCAGCAAATCTGTTCTGATGGGCCCAAAGAACACTGTTTGTGCTGGAGCCCCAGGAGCCATTAATGTGGTCAAAGGGGCTGCCCAAGGAGGCCTGGATACTTCAAATTCTGCATTCCCAGGCACAAAGTCTGCAATGTTAGCTGGCTTCGCAGGCGCAATGGACATGGCCAGGGGTACGGCGCAGACAGGCCTGCACCCCAGCAAGCATATACTTACAGGCACGGAGGACATGGTCTGTGCTGGGGTTACCAGCATCATGGACACGGCTAAAGATAGTCAGAAGAACATGGACACCACCAGAGACAGACTGTCCACCATGCTGGCTCATTCAG CTATCAGGTCTATGGAAGAGTGTGGTCAtcctgctgccacacactttgcTACACTTCCTGATGAGTTGAAAGGCCTGGGTGATTTCTTCCAGCCCATGACAGCTGAGGAACAAG CTCAGCTGGCAGCCTCAGAGTCAGGGTCCCGAGTACTCTCTGCCAACCGGGGAAGCTACTACATCTGCCTGGGTGATCTGGCCCCGAGCTTCCGCCAGCGGGCTTTTGAACATGCCCTGAGCCACATACAGCACAACCAATTCCAAGCCAGGGCCGCACTGGCCCAGCTCCAGGAGGCCTTCCAGATG CAGATACCCACGGAATTTGGAAAAGACAGAGACATTGTGGGATGCAAGGTGGCAGATTCCTGGGGAAAGAGCATG ATGCGGGCTTCCGTGGCTCAGGACAGGTTGTGCGCCCTTGTCCATCAGCTCCACGCAGCTTACAGCAGCCTGGCAACCAGCCTGCAGGGCCTGCCAGAGGTGCAGCAACAGGCAGGGCAGGCACGGCACAGCCTCTGCAAGTTGTATGGCCTTGTGACTTCGGAGGCAGGCAGTGAGCTGCAGACAGAACAGCTGGCCCAGAGCAGTGCTGGTGTTGTGCAGGCCTGGCAGGGCCTGGAGGTATTGCTAGATAAGCTGCAGCAAAACCCTCCACTTGACTGGCTGGTTGGACCCTTTACCTTGATGCCTTGTGGCCAGCTGCAGGCACCTGagggctgggtgggtggggtgcCTAGGGACCATGCTATGACCACAGATGACTGTACTTCCCCAAAGCTCTGGATTGAGCAGGACCAGAGGGTCCTCAGAAAGTGA